A portion of the Ricinus communis isolate WT05 ecotype wild-type chromosome 10, ASM1957865v1, whole genome shotgun sequence genome contains these proteins:
- the LOC8259786 gene encoding calcium-dependent protein kinase 26, with amino-acid sequence MGNNCVGSRASQSIWWLTHPTDCFLSHHHAKKEAIKGLPYNKQEQESTTSQPQNTPPEQMKIAKEEIKQAALPASSAPPKQEANQKPALPSQPKEEIKQAPLPPKPKDETVQSEVNGIIRNQRGEIKSTRQVSVKEEKKPAVPPRPRKPHNVKRLYSAGLLAESVLRTKTGHLKEYYNLGRKLGHGQFGTTFLCVEKGTGKEYACKSIAKRKLSTIDDVEDVRREIQIMHHLSGNPNVISIKGAYEDAVAVHVVMELCAGGELFDRIIKRGHYTERKAAQLTRTIVGVVEACHSLGVMHRDLKPENFLFVNNQEDSPLKAIDFGLSVFFKPGEIFTDVVGSPYYVAPEVLKKRYGPEADVWSAGVMVYILLSGVPPFWAETEQEIFEEVLHGQLDFTSDPWPHISESAKDLVRRMLVRDPRKRITAHEVLCHPWVRDDGVAPDKPLDPAVLSRMKQFSAMNKLKKMALRVIAENLSEEEIAGLTEMFKMIDTDNSGQITFEELKVGLRRFGANLNESEIYDLMQAADIDNSGTIDYGEFIAATLHLNKVEREDHLFAAFSYFDKDGSGYITLDELQQACIEFGMEDVHLEEMIREVDQDNDGRIDYKEFVAMMQKGNSEMGKNGLQGTSFSIGFREALQVC; translated from the exons ATGGGAAACAATTGTGTTGGATCAAGGGCTTCACAATCAATTTGGTGGCTTACACATCCAACAGATTGCTTCCTTAGTCATCATCATGCTAAGAAAGAAGCCATTAAAGGGTTGCCTTACAATAAACAAGAACAGGAATCTACTACTTCACAACCTCAAAACACGCCTCCTGAGCAAATGAAGATAGCTAAAGAAGAGATTAAACAAGCAGCATTGCCTGCATCATCAGCACCCCCAAAACAAGAGGCCAACCAGAAACCAGCATTACCATCACAGCCTAAGGAAGAGATTAAACAAGCACCATTGCCACCAAAACCGAAAGACGAGACGGTACAGTCAGAGGTCAATGGCATCATCAGGAATCAAAGAGGAGAGATTAAATCAACACGGCAAGTGAGTGtcaaagaagagaaaaaaccAGCAGTTCCTCCAAGACCAAGAAAACCACATAATGTAAAGAGATTATATAGTGCAGGGCTTCTGGCAGAATCGGTGTTGAGAACGAAAACAGGTCATCTGAAGGAGTATTACAATTTGGGGAGGAAGTTGGGACACGGGCAATTTGGCACGACTTTTCTTTGTGTTGAGAAAGGGACAGGAAAAGAGTATGCTTGCAAGTCTATTGCAAAAAGGAAACTTTCCACAATTGATGACGTAGAAGATGTCAGAAGAGAAATTCAGATAATGCATCATTTGTCAGGAAATCCTAATGTTATATCAATCAAAGGAGCTTACGAAGATGCAGTGGCGGTTCATGTTGTGATGGAACTGTGTGCTGGTGGTGAGCTCTTTGATAGAATTATCAAGCGCGGACATTATACAGAAAGAAAAGCAGCTCAACTTACAAGGACTATAGTTGGTGTTGTAGAAGCTTGTCATTCTTTAGGAGTCATGCATAGGGACCTCAAGCCTGAGAATTTTCTCTTTGTCAATAATCAGGAGGATTCACCTCTCAAGGCAATAGATTTTGGTTTATCAGTGTTCTTTAAGCCTG GGGAGATTTTCACTGATGTGGTTGGAAGTCCATACTATGTTGCTCCTGAAGTTCTGAAAAAACGTTATGGTCCAGAAGCAGATGTTTGGAGTGCCGGAGTAATGGTTTACATTCTTTTAAGTGGGGTACCTCCATTTTGGGCTG AAACCGAGCAGGAAATCTTCGAGGAGGTATTGCACGGTCAGTTGGATTTCACATCCGATCCATGGCCTCATATCTCTGAAAGCGCAAAAGATTTAGTTAGGAGGATGCTTGTCAGGGACCCCAGAAAGCGAATTACAGCCCATGAAGTTCTGT GTCATCCTTGGGTTCGCGACGATGGGGTTGCTCCAGATAAGCCTCTTGATCCTGCAGTCTTAAGTCGGATGAAGCAGTTTTCTGCAATGAACAAGCTTAAGAAGATGGCTCTTAGA GTTATTGCTGAGAACCTCTCTGAAGAAGAAATTGCTGGGTTGACAGAAATGTTTAAGATGATAGACACAGACAATAGTGGTCAAATTACTTTTGAAGAACTCAAAGTTGGACTGAGAAGATTTGGTGCTAATCTGAACGAGTCTGAAATTTATGATCTTATGCAAGCG GCTGACATTGACAATAGTGGAACCATAGACTATGGTGAGTTCATAGCAGCCACATTGCATCTGAACAAAGTTGAGAGGGAAGATCATCTGTTTGCTGCCTTCTCATACTTTGACAAAGATGGTAGTGGCTATATCACTCTGGATGAACTCCAACAAGCTTGTATCGAATTCGGCATGGAGGATGTTCACTTAGAAGAAATGATACGAGAAGTTGATCAGGATAAT GATGGTCGGATAGATTATAAAGAGTTTGTGGCAATGATGCAGAAAGGGAATAGTGAAATGGGTAAGAATGGTCTGCAGGGTACAAGTTTTAGCATCGGTTTTAGGGAGGCACTGCAAGTTTGTTGA